From a single Pseudomonas serboccidentalis genomic region:
- a CDS encoding hybrid sensor histidine kinase/response regulator, translated as MRWLRIAISFTVTLLTLLCMLPAQAAQGSGWSVLLDDQGNLQLSDIRSTRYTNQFSPIELDRLTAAEPDGALWLRFKLAPGKHEQVLRIFAPDLSSLSLYVLDGDKLIEQRTSGTLQPQVERPLPSSDFLLPLPQSDKPLDVYLRMVSDHQLRPHITLQSAVMSAANQNQTLIFGLLFGCLGMLLLHNIVRYAYSRSRSSLWLAICEGLLGLSLLLLLNLAGPWLPNWHAIQTPGAYLALLLTAPAGLMFALRFFAPLGAHPLNKLLLGDILFIVICSLLLLFVNTLPLNIITYALVALAGLSMLLVGVYHWQKGYRPARLFVAAMVVFNVGTLIILPALLGLTLVAPQGLIMTLMAFICVSGLLMSIALGERQRSITESRFSISRDLAASNAEINAKAEFLAKISHEIRTPMNGVLGMTELLLGTPLSVKQRDYVQTIHSAGNELLTLINEILDISKLESGQIELDDVQFDLNALIDDCLSIYRAKAEQQNVELISFIQPQVPRVISGDPTRLRQTLLSLLENALKKTDEGEVLIVVALDERSVKPRLRIAVQDSGQPMDAEERDALLHAELHSKHFLSANRLGGNLGLVIARQLIRLMHGEFGIKSGANQGSTLWLTLPLDPDRLEHPTSDLDGPLQGARVLVVDDNDTCRKVLVQQCSAWGLNVSAVPSGKEALALLRTKAHLRDYFDVVLLDQNMPGMTGMQLAAKIKEDPSLNHDILLIMLTGISNAPSKIIARNSGIKRILAKPVAGYTLKTTLADELNQRNKGQVVFQPQVVTPATAAKVPSDFRILVAEDNTISTKVIRGMLGKLNLQPDTASNGEEALQAMKAQRYDLVLMDCEMPILDGFSATQQLRAWEVSNQRIRTPIVALTAHILAEHKERARQAGMDGHMAKPVELSQLRELIEHWVAQRDQQNRTASTF; from the coding sequence GTGCGCTGGCTCAGGATTGCCATAAGTTTCACCGTCACGCTGTTGACCTTGCTCTGCATGCTCCCGGCCCAGGCCGCGCAAGGCAGTGGCTGGTCGGTATTGCTTGACGATCAAGGCAACCTGCAACTGAGCGACATCCGCTCGACTCGCTACACCAATCAATTCAGCCCCATCGAACTGGACCGCCTCACGGCCGCCGAGCCCGATGGCGCACTGTGGCTGCGCTTCAAACTGGCGCCGGGCAAGCACGAACAAGTGCTGCGAATCTTCGCCCCCGACCTGTCCAGCCTCAGCCTTTACGTGCTGGACGGCGACAAGCTGATCGAGCAACGAACCTCCGGCACCCTCCAGCCACAGGTCGAACGGCCGCTGCCGAGCAGCGATTTCCTGCTGCCGCTGCCGCAAAGCGACAAGCCCCTCGACGTCTACCTGCGGATGGTTTCCGATCATCAGTTGCGCCCGCACATCACCCTGCAATCGGCAGTGATGAGCGCTGCCAACCAGAACCAGACACTGATCTTCGGCCTGCTGTTCGGCTGCCTCGGCATGTTGCTGCTGCACAATATCGTGCGCTACGCCTACTCACGTTCGCGCAGCAGTCTGTGGCTGGCCATCTGCGAAGGCCTGCTGGGCCTGAGCCTGCTGCTGTTGCTCAACCTCGCCGGTCCGTGGCTGCCGAACTGGCACGCGATCCAGACCCCGGGCGCTTATCTGGCGCTGCTGCTGACCGCCCCGGCCGGGCTGATGTTCGCCCTGCGCTTCTTCGCCCCGCTCGGCGCGCACCCGCTGAACAAATTGTTGCTGGGCGACATTCTGTTCATCGTGATCTGCAGCCTGCTGCTGTTGTTCGTCAACACCCTGCCGCTGAACATCATCACCTATGCGCTGGTGGCCCTGGCCGGTCTGAGCATGCTGCTGGTCGGCGTCTATCACTGGCAGAAGGGTTACCGTCCGGCGCGGCTGTTCGTTGCCGCGATGGTGGTGTTCAACGTCGGCACGTTGATCATCCTGCCGGCACTGCTGGGGTTGACCCTGGTGGCACCGCAAGGCCTGATCATGACGCTGATGGCCTTCATTTGCGTCAGCGGCCTGCTGATGAGCATCGCCTTGGGTGAACGTCAGCGCAGCATCACCGAAAGCCGTTTCAGCATCAGCCGCGACCTCGCCGCGAGCAACGCCGAGATCAACGCCAAGGCCGAATTCCTCGCCAAGATCAGCCACGAAATCCGCACCCCGATGAACGGCGTGCTGGGCATGACCGAGTTGCTGCTGGGCACGCCACTGTCGGTCAAGCAACGCGATTACGTGCAAACCATCCACAGCGCCGGCAACGAACTGCTGACGTTGATCAACGAGATTCTCGACATCTCCAAACTCGAATCCGGGCAGATCGAACTGGACGACGTGCAGTTCGACCTCAACGCGCTGATCGACGATTGCCTGAGCATCTACCGGGCCAAGGCCGAACAGCAGAACGTCGAGCTGATCAGTTTCATCCAGCCGCAAGTGCCGCGCGTCATCAGCGGCGACCCGACCCGTTTGCGCCAGACATTGCTGAGCCTGCTGGAAAACGCCCTGAAGAAAACCGATGAAGGCGAGGTGCTGATCGTCGTCGCCCTCGACGAGCGCAGTGTCAAACCGCGCCTGCGCATCGCCGTGCAGGACAGCGGACAGCCGATGGATGCGGAAGAGCGCGACGCGCTGCTGCACGCCGAACTGCACAGCAAGCACTTCCTCTCCGCCAACCGTCTGGGCGGCAACCTCGGGCTGGTGATCGCCCGGCAACTGATCCGCCTGATGCACGGCGAGTTCGGGATCAAGAGCGGTGCCAATCAGGGCAGCACCTTGTGGCTGACCCTGCCGCTGGACCCCGACCGTCTCGAACACCCGACCTCCGACCTCGACGGCCCGCTGCAAGGCGCACGAGTACTGGTGGTGGACGACAACGACACTTGCCGCAAGGTGCTGGTGCAGCAATGCAGCGCCTGGGGCCTGAACGTCAGCGCCGTGCCGTCGGGCAAGGAAGCGCTGGCGCTGCTGCGCACCAAGGCGCACCTGCGCGACTACTTCGATGTGGTGCTGCTGGACCAGAACATGCCCGGCATGACCGGCATGCAGCTGGCGGCCAAGATCAAGGAAGACCCAAGCCTGAACCACGACATCCTGCTGATCATGCTCACCGGCATCAGCAACGCGCCGAGCAAGATCATCGCGCGCAATTCCGGGATCAAGCGCATCCTCGCCAAACCGGTGGCCGGCTATACGCTCAAGACCACGCTGGCCGACGAATTGAACCAGCGCAACAAGGGCCAGGTGGTGTTCCAGCCGCAAGTGGTCACGCCTGCCACAGCAGCCAAGGTGCCGAGCGACTTCCGCATCCTCGTCGCCGAAGACAACACGATTTCGACCAAAGTGATTCGCGGCATGCTCGGCAAGCTCAACCTGCAACCGGACACCGCCAGCAACGGCGAAGAAGCCCTGCAGGCGATGAAGGCCCAGCGTTACGACCTGGTGCTGATGGACTGCGAAATGCCGATCCTCGACGGCTTCTCGGCAACCCAGCAACTGCGCGCGTGGGAAGTCAGCAACCAGCGTATCCGCACACCCATCGTCGCGCTGACCGCGCACATCCTCGCCGAACACAAAGAGCGCGCACGGCAGGCCGGAATGGACGGACACATGGCCAAACCGGTGGAGTTGTCGCAGTTGCGCGAACTGATTGAACATTGGGTTGCGCAGCGCGATCAGCAGAACCGCACCGCCTCGACCTTTTGA
- the purD gene encoding phosphoribosylamine--glycine ligase — protein MNVLIIGSGGREHALAWKVAQDPRVQKVFVAPGNAGTAIEAKCENVAIDVLALEQLADFAEKNVSLTIVGPEVPLVAGVVDLFRSRGLDCFGPTAGAAQLEGSKAFTKDFLARHKIPTADYQNFTEIEPALAYLREKGAPIVIKADGLAAGKGVIVAMTLAEAEDAVRDMLAGNAFGDAGSRVVIEEFLDGEEASFIVMVDGKNVLPMATSQDHKRVGDGDSGPNTGGMGAYSPAPVVTADVHQRVMDLVIWPTVRGMAEEGNVYTGFLYAGLMIDKAGNPKVIEFNCRFGDPETQPVMLRLQSSLVLLVEAALAQALDKVEAQWDPRPSVGIVLAAGGYPGDYAKGAAINGLDAAASLEGKVFHAGTALKDGKVVTAGGRVLCATAMGASVSEAQQQAYKLAAAIDWEGCFYRKDIGYRAIARERGETQE, from the coding sequence ATGAATGTTTTGATCATTGGCAGCGGTGGCCGTGAACACGCCCTGGCCTGGAAAGTGGCTCAGGATCCGCGTGTGCAGAAGGTTTTTGTCGCGCCGGGCAACGCCGGTACCGCGATTGAAGCCAAGTGCGAGAACGTCGCCATCGACGTGCTGGCCCTTGAGCAACTGGCCGACTTCGCCGAGAAAAACGTTTCCCTGACCATCGTCGGTCCGGAAGTGCCGCTGGTGGCTGGCGTGGTCGATCTGTTCCGCTCCCGCGGCCTGGACTGCTTCGGTCCGACCGCTGGCGCTGCGCAGCTGGAAGGTTCGAAAGCCTTCACCAAGGACTTCCTGGCTCGCCACAAGATCCCGACGGCCGACTACCAGAACTTCACCGAGATCGAGCCGGCCCTGGCTTATCTGCGTGAAAAAGGCGCACCGATCGTGATCAAGGCCGATGGCCTGGCCGCCGGTAAAGGCGTGATCGTTGCCATGACTCTGGCCGAAGCCGAAGACGCCGTGCGCGACATGCTCGCCGGCAATGCGTTCGGCGACGCCGGTTCGCGCGTCGTGATTGAAGAGTTCCTCGACGGCGAAGAAGCCTCGTTCATCGTCATGGTCGACGGCAAGAACGTCCTGCCGATGGCCACCAGTCAGGACCACAAACGTGTCGGCGACGGCGACAGCGGCCCGAACACTGGCGGCATGGGTGCCTACTCCCCTGCCCCGGTGGTCACCGCCGACGTGCACCAGCGCGTGATGGATCTGGTGATCTGGCCGACCGTTCGCGGCATGGCCGAAGAAGGCAACGTCTACACTGGCTTCCTGTATGCCGGTCTGATGATCGACAAGGCCGGCAACCCGAAAGTCATCGAGTTCAACTGCCGCTTCGGCGACCCGGAGACTCAACCGGTGATGCTGCGTCTGCAGTCGAGCCTGGTGCTGCTGGTCGAAGCCGCCCTGGCGCAAGCGCTGGACAAGGTTGAAGCGCAGTGGGATCCACGTCCGAGCGTCGGCATCGTATTGGCCGCTGGCGGCTACCCGGGCGACTACGCCAAGGGCGCAGCGATCAACGGTCTGGACGCAGCCGCCAGCCTGGAAGGCAAAGTCTTCCACGCCGGTACCGCGCTCAAAGATGGCAAGGTGGTCACTGCCGGTGGTCGCGTACTCTGCGCCACGGCAATGGGCGCCAGCGTGAGCGAAGCCCAGCAGCAAGCCTACAAGCTGGCCGCCGCCATCGACTGGGAAGGCTGCTTCTACCGCAAGGACATTGGCTACCGCGCCATTGCCCGTGAACGTGGCGAAACCCAGGAATAA
- the purH gene encoding bifunctional phosphoribosylaminoimidazolecarboxamide formyltransferase/IMP cyclohydrolase — MTDQTTRLPIRRALISVSDKTGILEFAKELEALGVEILSTGGTFKLLRDNGVAAVEVADYTGFAEMMDGRVKTLHPKIHGGILGRRGIDDAIMNEHGIKPIDLVAVNLYPFEATISKPGCDLPTAIENIDIGGPTMVRSAAKNHKDVAIVVNASDYANVLENLKAGGLTYAQRFDLMLKAFEHTAAYDGMIANYMGTVNQAAETLSTEGRSEFPRTFNSQFIKAQEMRYGENPHQSAAFYVEAKPAEVGIATATQLQGKELSYNNVADTDAALECVKSFVKPACVIVKHANPCGVAVSPDAEGGIRQAYELAYATDTESAFGGIIAFNRELDAETAKAIVERQFVEVIIAPSVSEEARAIVAAKANVRLLACGEWSADRVPAWDYKRVNGGLLVQSRDIGMIGADDLKVVTKRAPTEQEIHDLIFAWKVAKYVKSNAIVYAKNRQTIGVGAGQMSRVNSARIAAIKAEHAGLQVAGSVMASDAFFPFRDGLDNAAKVGITAVIQPGGSMRDAEVIAAADEAGIAMVFTGMRHFRH, encoded by the coding sequence ATGACCGACCAGACTACCCGCCTGCCGATCCGCCGCGCCTTGATCAGCGTTTCCGACAAGACCGGGATCCTCGAATTCGCCAAGGAGCTTGAAGCTCTGGGCGTCGAGATCCTCTCCACCGGCGGGACGTTCAAGCTGCTGCGCGACAACGGTGTTGCTGCAGTGGAAGTCGCGGACTACACCGGCTTCGCGGAAATGATGGACGGTCGGGTGAAGACCCTGCACCCGAAAATCCACGGCGGGATCCTCGGTCGTCGCGGTATCGACGACGCAATCATGAACGAACACGGCATCAAGCCGATCGACCTGGTTGCCGTCAACCTCTACCCGTTCGAAGCCACCATCAGCAAGCCAGGCTGCGACCTGCCGACCGCCATCGAAAACATCGACATCGGCGGCCCGACCATGGTCCGTTCGGCGGCGAAAAACCATAAAGACGTGGCGATCGTGGTCAACGCCAGCGATTACGCCAACGTTCTGGAAAACCTCAAGGCCGGTGGCCTGACCTACGCTCAGCGTTTCGACCTGATGCTCAAGGCCTTCGAACACACCGCGGCCTACGACGGCATGATCGCCAACTACATGGGCACCGTGAACCAAGCTGCCGAGACCCTGAGCACCGAAGGCCGCAGCGAATTCCCGCGCACCTTCAACAGCCAGTTCATCAAGGCCCAGGAAATGCGCTACGGCGAGAACCCGCACCAGAGCGCGGCGTTCTACGTGGAAGCCAAGCCGGCCGAAGTCGGCATCGCCACCGCGACCCAACTGCAAGGCAAAGAGCTGTCGTACAACAACGTGGCCGACACCGACGCCGCGCTGGAATGCGTGAAGAGCTTCGTCAAGCCAGCCTGCGTGATCGTCAAGCACGCCAACCCGTGCGGCGTGGCCGTGAGCCCGGACGCCGAAGGCGGTATCCGTCAGGCCTACGAACTGGCCTACGCCACCGACACCGAGTCGGCCTTCGGCGGCATCATCGCCTTCAACCGTGAACTGGATGCCGAGACCGCCAAGGCGATCGTCGAGCGTCAGTTCGTTGAAGTGATCATTGCCCCAAGCGTCAGCGAAGAAGCTCGCGCCATCGTCGCCGCCAAAGCCAACGTGCGCCTGCTGGCCTGTGGCGAATGGTCGGCGGATCGTGTTCCGGCCTGGGACTACAAGCGCGTCAACGGTGGCCTGCTGGTACAGAGCCGCGACATCGGCATGATCGGCGCCGACGACCTGAAAGTGGTGACCAAGCGTGCACCGACCGAACAGGAAATCCACGACCTGATCTTCGCCTGGAAAGTCGCCAAGTACGTTAAGTCCAACGCCATCGTCTACGCCAAGAACCGTCAGACCATCGGTGTCGGCGCCGGCCAGATGAGCCGCGTCAACTCGGCACGTATCGCTGCAATCAAGGCTGAACACGCCGGTCTGCAAGTGGCTGGTTCGGTGATGGCATCGGATGCGTTCTTCCCGTTCCGCGACGGCCTGGACAATGCGGCCAAGGTCGGTATCACGGCGGTGATCCAGCCGGGCGGTTCGATGCGTGATGCTGAGGTGATTGCTGCTGCTGACGAAGCCGGCATCGCCATGGTGTTCACCGGCATGCGCCACTTCCGTCACTGA
- the fis gene encoding DNA-binding transcriptional regulator Fis, which yields MTMMTETLVSGTAPVSDNVNLKQHLNTPSEEGQTLRGSVEKALHNYFAHLEGASVTDVYNLVLSEVEAPLLESVMNYVKGNQTKASELLGLNRGTLRKKLKQYDLL from the coding sequence ATGACGATGATGACCGAGACTTTAGTGAGTGGAACAGCACCCGTGAGCGACAACGTGAATTTGAAACAGCACCTCAATACCCCGAGCGAAGAAGGTCAGACCCTTCGCGGGAGTGTCGAGAAGGCGCTGCACAATTATTTCGCCCACCTTGAGGGCGCGTCCGTCACGGATGTGTACAACCTGGTGCTCTCCGAAGTCGAGGCTCCCCTGCTCGAAAGCGTGATGAACTACGTCAAGGGCAACCAGACCAAGGCCAGTGAGCTGCTGGGACTCAACCGCGGCACACTGCGCAAGAAACTCAAGCAGTACGATCTGCTGTAA
- the dusB gene encoding tRNA dihydrouridine synthase DusB, translating into MSAVRIGPYTLQNGLILAPMAGVTDQPFRQLCKRLGAGLVVSEMVTSDMSLWNTRKSRMRMIHEGDPEPRSVQIAGGDAQMLADAARANVELGAQIIDINMGCPAKKVCNKAAGSALLKDEALVTEILQAVVAAVDVPVTLKIRTGWDRDNKNGLTVAKIAEQAGITALAVHGRTRADLYTGVAEYDTIAAIKQAVSIPVFANGDIDSPEKARYVLDATGADGLLIGRAAQGRPWIFREIEHFLRTGEKLPAPELIEVERILLEHLAALHAFYGDVMGVRIARKHVGWYLATLPGAREFRAHFNRLDGTETQCANVREFFAERYKSLTGDEEGVAA; encoded by the coding sequence ATGTCGGCGGTACGCATCGGCCCATATACATTGCAGAACGGTTTGATTCTCGCCCCGATGGCGGGGGTTACCGATCAGCCCTTTCGTCAGCTTTGCAAGCGTTTGGGCGCAGGGCTTGTAGTCTCGGAAATGGTCACCAGTGACATGAGCCTGTGGAATACCCGCAAGTCGCGCATGCGCATGATCCACGAAGGCGATCCCGAGCCACGCTCGGTACAGATTGCCGGTGGTGACGCGCAAATGCTGGCGGATGCAGCCCGGGCCAACGTCGAGCTGGGCGCACAGATTATTGATATCAACATGGGTTGCCCGGCAAAGAAGGTCTGTAACAAGGCCGCCGGCTCCGCGTTATTGAAAGATGAAGCACTGGTTACCGAGATCCTGCAGGCCGTCGTCGCTGCAGTGGATGTGCCGGTGACCCTGAAGATCCGCACCGGATGGGATCGCGACAACAAGAACGGCCTGACCGTGGCGAAGATCGCCGAGCAGGCCGGGATCACCGCGCTCGCAGTGCATGGCCGCACGCGCGCCGATCTGTACACAGGTGTTGCCGAGTACGACACGATTGCCGCGATCAAGCAGGCGGTGTCGATCCCGGTGTTTGCCAATGGCGATATAGATTCGCCGGAAAAGGCCCGTTACGTGCTCGACGCGACCGGTGCCGATGGCCTGCTGATCGGCCGGGCTGCCCAGGGGCGGCCATGGATTTTTCGTGAGATCGAACACTTCCTGCGTACCGGCGAAAAATTGCCGGCGCCGGAGCTGATCGAAGTGGAACGCATCCTGCTGGAGCATCTGGCCGCACTTCATGCCTTCTATGGGGACGTGATGGGCGTACGTATTGCCCGCAAGCATGTGGGCTGGTATCTCGCAACCTTGCCGGGCGCCAGGGAGTTTCGCGCCCACTTCAATCGTTTGGATGGTACGGAAACACAATGCGCCAACGTTCGGGAGTTCTTCGCCGAACGTTACAAGAGCCTGACAGGGGACGAAGAAGGGGTGGCCGCATGA
- a CDS encoding DUF3426 domain-containing protein has translation MTDSFVTQCPHCQTSFRVSHAQLSVARGVVRCGSCLQVFNAAKQLLEQHAGKEAVTPVAPAIAEQAAQPPEPIQPPAIDDLPAPRAISQKQWNANEMDLDSLDLDEELARLEQREIQPTTEFGRQREESLSARRDSPEADETVWRDSLFSARDDERLPEPEDEAEQQIIEPEPAKTARTEPSLSLEPVDLDDEPPIPQLRLHDPIDPNARRERLSASAEPEDDELPSVEPLRKKRDRAEPGVRAEVLQDLTDDPLQLDWQKRRSPWGRRLLWSLLVLLAAAGLAGQYIAYHFDELARQDQYRPWFQQFCPQIGCTVPSKVDIAKIKSSNLVVRSHPEFSGALVVDAIIYNRATFSQPFPLLELRFADLNGHLIASRRFKPGEYLNGDLEGLAEMPPQTPIHIALDILDPGPKAVNYSLSFHSPE, from the coding sequence ATGACCGACAGTTTCGTCACCCAGTGCCCGCATTGCCAAACCAGCTTCCGCGTCAGCCATGCTCAATTGAGCGTGGCCCGTGGGGTGGTTCGCTGCGGCTCCTGCCTGCAAGTGTTCAACGCGGCCAAACAGCTGCTGGAACAACACGCGGGCAAGGAAGCGGTGACGCCGGTCGCGCCAGCGATTGCCGAGCAGGCTGCACAACCACCTGAACCCATCCAGCCACCGGCCATCGACGACCTGCCCGCACCGCGCGCCATCAGCCAAAAGCAATGGAACGCCAACGAGATGGATCTGGACAGCCTGGATCTGGACGAAGAACTGGCCCGCCTCGAACAACGGGAAATCCAGCCGACCACCGAATTCGGCCGCCAGCGCGAAGAATCCCTGAGCGCCCGACGTGACAGCCCTGAAGCCGATGAAACGGTGTGGCGCGACAGCCTGTTCAGTGCACGCGATGATGAGCGCCTGCCCGAGCCCGAAGATGAGGCCGAACAGCAGATCATCGAGCCCGAGCCGGCAAAAACCGCGCGCACCGAGCCTTCGTTGTCGCTGGAACCGGTGGACCTGGACGACGAGCCGCCGATTCCGCAACTGCGCCTGCACGATCCGATCGATCCGAATGCCCGTCGCGAACGCCTGTCAGCCAGCGCTGAACCCGAAGATGACGAACTGCCGTCAGTCGAACCGCTGCGCAAAAAGCGTGACCGCGCAGAACCCGGCGTTCGCGCCGAAGTCCTGCAGGACCTGACCGACGACCCGCTGCAACTGGACTGGCAGAAACGCCGCTCGCCCTGGGGCCGGCGCCTGCTCTGGAGTTTGCTGGTGCTGCTGGCTGCTGCCGGCCTTGCCGGGCAGTACATCGCCTATCATTTCGACGAACTGGCGCGTCAGGATCAGTACCGTCCGTGGTTCCAGCAATTCTGTCCGCAGATTGGCTGCACGGTGCCGTCCAAGGTCGACATCGCCAAGATCAAGAGCAGTAATCTGGTGGTGCGCAGCCATCCGGAATTCAGCGGTGCACTGGTGGTCGACGCGATCATCTATAACCGCGCGACGTTCTCCCAGCCATTCCCGCTGCTGGAGCTGCGCTTCGCCGATCTCAACGGCCATCTGATCGCCAGTCGTCGCTTCAAACCCGGCGAATACCTCAACGGCGACCTCGAAGGCCTGGCGGAAATGCCGCCGCAAACGCCGATCCACATCGCGCTGGATATCCTCGATCCAGGTCCCAAAGCGGTGAATTACAGCCTGAGTTTCCACTCACCCGAGTGA
- the prmA gene encoding 50S ribosomal protein L11 methyltransferase gives MPWLQVRLAISPEQAETYEDAFLEVGAVSVTFMDAEDQPIFEPELNTTPLWAHTHLLALFEGGTEPAPVLAHLELLTGSPLPEHHSEVIEDQDWERSWMDGFQPMRFGQRLWIVPSWHAAPEPDAVNLLLDPGLAFGTGTHPTTALCLEWLDGQDLKDCNVLDFGCGSGILAIAALLLGAKEAVGTDIDVQALEASRDNAGRNNIADELFPLYLPQDLPQVKADVLVANILAGPLVSLAPQLSSLVKSGGRLALSGILAEQGDEVAAAYAQDFDLDPIANRDGWVRITGRRR, from the coding sequence ATGCCTTGGCTGCAAGTACGCCTCGCCATCAGCCCGGAACAAGCCGAAACCTACGAAGACGCTTTCCTTGAAGTCGGCGCCGTTTCGGTGACCTTCATGGACGCCGAAGATCAGCCGATCTTCGAGCCGGAACTCAACACCACCCCGCTGTGGGCGCACACTCATCTGCTGGCCCTGTTCGAGGGCGGCACCGAGCCTGCGCCGGTACTGGCGCATCTGGAACTGCTGACCGGCAGCCCGCTGCCGGAGCACCACAGCGAAGTCATCGAAGACCAGGATTGGGAACGCAGCTGGATGGACGGTTTCCAGCCGATGCGTTTCGGCCAGCGTCTGTGGATCGTGCCGAGCTGGCACGCCGCCCCGGAGCCTGATGCGGTCAACCTGCTGCTGGACCCGGGCCTGGCGTTCGGCACCGGCACACACCCGACCACCGCACTGTGTCTGGAATGGCTCGACGGTCAGGACCTCAAAGACTGCAACGTGCTGGACTTCGGCTGCGGCTCGGGGATTCTGGCGATCGCCGCCCTGCTGCTCGGCGCGAAAGAAGCCGTCGGCACCGACATCGACGTGCAGGCGCTGGAAGCCTCGCGCGATAACGCCGGGCGCAACAATATTGCCGACGAACTGTTCCCGCTGTACCTGCCGCAAGATCTGCCGCAGGTCAAAGCCGACGTACTGGTCGCCAACATTCTGGCCGGCCCGCTGGTTTCCCTGGCGCCGCAACTGTCCAGCCTGGTCAAGTCCGGCGGTCGTCTGGCGCTGTCGGGCATCCTCGCCGAACAGGGCGATGAAGTCGCCGCCGCTTATGCGCAGGACTTCGATCTTGACCCGATCGCCAATCGCGATGGCTGGGTGCGTATCACTGGCCGTCGGCGCTAG
- the accC gene encoding acetyl-CoA carboxylase biotin carboxylase subunit: MTAKLEKVLIANRGEIALRILRACKEMGIKTVAVYSKADKELMHLGLADESVCIGPASAAQSYLHIPAIIAAAEVTGATAIHPGYGFLAENADFAEQVENSGFAFIGPKADTIRLMGDKVSAKHAMIEAGVPTVPGSDGPLPEDEETALRIGREVGYPVIIKAAGGGGGRGMRVVHKEEDLIASAKLTRSEAGAAFGNPMVYLEKFLTNPRHVEVQVLSDGQGHAIHLGDRDCSLQRRHQKVLEEAPAPGIDEQARQEVLARCVKACIDIGYRGAGTFEFLYENGRFYFIEMNTRVQVEHPVSEMVTGIDIVKEMLSIAAGNKLSFTQDDVVIRGHSLECRINAEDPKTFMPSPGTVKHFHAPGGNGVRVDSHLYSGYAVPPNYDSLIGKLITYGATRDEAMARMRNALDEIVVDGIKTNIPLHRDLTRDEGFCKGGVNIHYLEHKLAGEKH; the protein is encoded by the coding sequence ATGACTGCGAAGTTGGAAAAAGTTCTGATCGCTAACCGCGGTGAGATCGCCCTGCGGATTCTGCGTGCCTGCAAAGAGATGGGCATCAAGACCGTCGCCGTTTACTCCAAGGCCGACAAAGAGCTGATGCACCTGGGTCTGGCAGACGAATCCGTCTGCATCGGCCCGGCTTCTGCCGCTCAGTCCTACCTGCACATCCCGGCCATCATCGCTGCCGCTGAAGTGACTGGCGCCACCGCCATTCACCCAGGCTACGGTTTCCTTGCGGAAAACGCCGACTTCGCCGAGCAGGTCGAGAACTCCGGCTTCGCTTTCATCGGCCCGAAAGCCGACACCATTCGCCTGATGGGCGACAAGGTATCGGCCAAGCACGCGATGATCGAAGCAGGCGTTCCAACCGTTCCAGGTTCTGACGGCCCGCTGCCGGAAGACGAAGAGACGGCGCTGCGCATCGGTCGTGAAGTCGGCTACCCGGTGATCATCAAGGCCGCTGGCGGCGGTGGTGGTCGCGGCATGCGCGTGGTGCACAAGGAAGAAGACCTGATCGCCTCGGCGAAACTGACCCGCTCCGAAGCAGGCGCGGCGTTCGGCAATCCGATGGTCTATCTGGAAAAATTCCTGACCAACCCGCGTCACGTCGAAGTCCAGGTCCTGTCCGACGGCCAGGGTCACGCTATCCATCTGGGCGACCGCGATTGCTCGCTGCAACGTCGTCACCAGAAGGTTCTCGAAGAAGCGCCGGCACCGGGCATCGACGAGCAAGCGCGCCAGGAAGTTCTGGCTCGCTGCGTCAAGGCGTGCATCGACATCGGCTACCGTGGCGCCGGCACTTTCGAGTTCCTGTACGAGAACGGTCGTTTCTACTTCATCGAAATGAACACCCGTGTTCAGGTGGAGCACCCGGTTTCGGAAATGGTCACCGGTATCGACATCGTCAAGGAGATGCTCAGCATCGCCGCTGGCAACAAGCTGTCGTTCACGCAGGATGACGTGGTGATCCGCGGTCACTCGCTGGAGTGCCGGATCAACGCTGAAGACCCGAAAACCTTCATGCCGAGCCCGGGCACGGTCAAGCATTTCCACGCCCCAGGCGGCAACGGCGTTCGCGTCGATTCGCACCTGTACAGCGGTTATGCCGTTCCGCCGAACTACGACTCGCTGATCGGCAAGCTGATCACTTACGGCGCTACCCGCGACGAAGCCATGGCCCGCATGCGCAACGCCCTGGACGAAATCGTGGTTGACGGGATCAAGACCAACATCCCGCTGCACCGTGATCTGACCCGCGACGAAGGCTTCTGCAAAGGGGGCGTGAACATTCACTACCTCGAGCACAAGCTGGCTGGCGAGAAGCACTAA